The DNA window CTGTTATAGGACTTCTACAATACGCAAAGTCAAAAAAGCtaaagattttcaaaaatatattttttattcttttatgtaaTACTATTATATACAAGATATTGATACTGATGTGCAAAATCTATTAAAGAgcgttaatttattgtttttcaaacataaaaataaaaaaatatttgtttataatgttCCATATCCTTTTACAGTTCTATAACCgcaatcttttttctctcttcagtaaatttgttaattatgttatgaATATCTGAAGAACTTCTGTTTATAATATGATTGGAACTCTCTGGGTAACAAACATGTATTAACAAGAATTAtgctacataaatatttagcgagttatttaaataaaacaaaatggtgaTTGATAATCCCCTCCTCTGTAGAATCATAATAATGAAATGACACAatgtaaaaaagtagaaaaaaattataataaaaaaaatatattataaattttaagtaaaaatttattattcgtgcaacgtaaaatatatgtaaaatatatatataaatatataggaaATATTATCCAATGCAAATTAAGCCAATGCTTGATACAATAGGTCATGCTATAGCTCAAGCGGCTTGAGCACTTCCCTCgacgcgctctcattcgcaaaattaaaaaaattaatatttcgattattATTGCGGTATCCTCAAAACAATggtggacttttatgttcaccttAATTTTTTCGATCTTGTCATGAATTAATGGATAATATTCCCGTTTTACTCTGTATATTTGCTCTTAAAAAGTTTCGTTTAAATATCTAGTGTATTAGAcacagtataataaaataaataaataattaaataactattacAATGCAGATATATACAACGTTATAGAGTTGaacatatataacaaataaaataaagtatatatgttattaattatataataaatacaaaaaacaaataaatacttgATTTGTCATAAACGATATGTATATCAATAATGATAGTATGATCTGAATTTGTATGATGTTAGAATTATCATATGACCAAAGTCCGATTGATGACAAAAGGACGTAGTTGAGTCTATAGTACTTCTCCTCAGGAAACTCCATTTCAACTATTAGTCCAAGCGTTACTGAAAACTTTTAATCTATTgaagtttattttctttacgcTGTAATCACTTATATAATTCCTTTCGATATggtattatcaaattattaattttttaatattattacgtatTGTTATGTCAAATGCTATAATGGAGATtcgaatatgtatatataatatgcttatatccGTATACACAAAAAGAATGtgatctaaaatataatttgaaataaagaatGTGCGTATATAGTTCTTAAAAGAGCAGCTATACCTTTGGTCTATTATGTtccattataataataactgaaTTATAGTAATTTGTAGTAACACATAcataatgttctttttttaatatttcataaatactcagtaaaaacaatatattgtatCAATAGAATGTGTAGAATCGAGCATGACATATTATGTGTTTCCGAACTTTTTGGATGTGAAATTTTTAGAAGTGCTCAAAACAATACAGCATGataattggaaaaataaaattcttttaataataaatgtaaatagtaaataatataataataaatttttttgtgcatataaaaaactgaaaaatgttttcataaattgatttctattacatattagaaaaaaagctaataaggtaatattaaaataatattaataaagaagcaaaaataatatcgaaaaataagaaaacatttttatattaaaataagtagtgcacaataaaattactaataacaatatataataaaatgttcgaATAACAGCGTaaatactttgtaattaaatatgtaagtgtaatttcaaaattttaaatacttacattcatataaagaaattgtaagACAGTtgcaaaatagtaataaaataataacataggcacacaaaaaaatataagttgtgTGTCCGGCGAACTAGACCATGATAGCTTTATGTTTTTGGCatcgctgaatccaaatctgaAACTCGTTTTGGcccaaatttttcatattcaaacattaatattcttatacaTAATTTGAATCCTTACATATCCCGATTTATTTTGTGTTTCATTACCTTTAATATTAGCTTTTAAGCGATGAAATTCAATAACTATTGCTTTTgctaatgcaattttaatttcttctggtgaataattaaaaataaaacaggaacacctataataaaagtaaacaatatagaaataaataactaaaattgtCCTAAATATATCTTGCagagtattatataataccttatgtttatttatgacAATACGAATTGACAATACTCTCTGTCTGCTTCACCGAATGGATAAtctacatttttaagaattttggGTAACTCCTTACTggattatgaaaaaatgtaatttctacagttgtgtaatattaaaatttattcggtACTTACTTCTTAGACTTATTGTAAATTGTCGTTCAATAGTAGCACATTTGTGCATTATCGTAATCTCTTTTCGTCGTTTACAATAATACTCCAGTTACTTCGGACAtagttttgtatttgtttcatctattaatatacacaataaatattgtacgcttcaatttatattaatttgtgtaatttgtattaattaaattaattttagattaaagcATTGCTGAACTTGCATTTCTCATAATAGCacaaaaactaatatattcGATAAACCACGttaaaatgaagaaattaacAGCTAATACTTCCAATTAAAAATCAAGACTGCATTCGGGAaggaataatttcataaactgTAAGCAACACTTATTGATGTAcggataatattttatccgtatagaatatattagtttttgtACCATTCGTATAGAATAATTCGTAAATTATGcgtatttaagagaaaaaaatatttaaaattagccACCGATAAAATATGAGTTTAAAGTTCAAActgtttaaagtttaaagtttgtatactaaatatactaatatttgtattttgtattacatGTTTAATGTACGTTATTCAAATCATCAAGGAAAGAAGGCGGTTATGGACTAGACGtggaatttttgaattaaaacaCAGATTCAATATTACACACGTGCACGGGCAGCGGGCCGCGTCGAGCGTCGCTTCCCCCATTCCATCACCATACGCCGTCTTGCTCGTATACGTTGCAACTTTGTAACATTGTataaacaaaacttttaaagatatttatttgaaaatttgaagACAATAAATTCAACTCTTTTTCTAGACTTGGTGCAAGTTTCAACTCTTAATGTTAACAATTAGAACtacaatcaattttaattaaaaaaaagttatttcgattgtaaattaagatagaataaattttcttttttaagaatttgtaTAAATCGATTAGTTTTTGCgccgattttttataataaatattaaaagagttATTCCATTTATtagcaagaaaaaaatgtacctACTTTTTGGAGCCATTTTTCGatagtttaaattataaaaattgctttatttCAAATTGATAGTACAActcttaaagaataaaaatacctAAGTTGGTTACTGTGTGACTTGCCAAAGctgaagaaattaatttcttcgGAGACGAGtttgtaataaacaaatagcTTCTTGCAAAAACTAATGAAGATTTCGGgctaaaattttacacacttTTTCATCATCGCGAGAGGCATAGCGTATCACATTTTTAAAGCCAtatcttcaaatatttatgagtAATAAATAAGTGAACAAAAGACTTGTTTCgacttgtttttaatttttttacaactaaACGTGTAAACCGATTTTAACTTCGCAGCTCATTTTGTAGTTCTTTTCAaaacttacattttttattggaaacttatttttgtaaaatgtttacgTTTCGTTGCACATGCAAAAAACCTGTTTTTTCGCACCTTTATGCCTACTTATCGAAACTAGTTGCGAGTCTCAAacacacacattttatttctaatcacCTTCCGAACATTTTGGTGAAGAGAAAGTGCCATTTACAATTAGTTCAAAGTTTTGGCTTTTTTTCAGCTTTTGGCTAATTTGACTGGACTATTAgttaagatattaattagcCGAGCAAGCTTCTTGTCGATACTCTAAAGTCGGTTCTTCTGCGACgacctctttctcttcctcgaTCTGTGAGCTGATTTGCCTATTATATGTATAGccagaaaataaataagaaactcGAAGAAAGAAAACGGAAACTAAAAATTATCAGACTGTTGGGTAAACACACAACAGAAAAACAATGAGGTTCCTAGGCAATCGCAAACCACATGTGCAGCAAGACGACGCGCGACGtgtatctttctttttacatacattttaaaaatctgttgGGAATAAAGCGACTAAATCTTATCGATCCGAACAAGACAATGCATAATTAgtactttacaaaatttatgttaatgaagtaacaatgttaaaaaatatgacaaaatagatttcaaatttttaataaagatttgtttattatttgtgcaaagtaaaatatatgtaaaatattttaataatatttaaaatttcgctCGTATGTCTACacggaaagaaaaattagctaacttttatatagaaaattcgtctaaaaaactataataaaaaggatgtaaaataaatagaatttaatatacagagtgttgtaaaacatgtgggtcaacaTTCGCAAAATGGTAGAAGACTTTTTTGTTCATCTCGATTCCTTCTACCTtattacgagcgttgacccgTATGTTTTAGAACACCTTGTACATGccattaaagaataaatatcaTAGCATTATacgcaaaaataaatagatacgTATGTTAgacagatataataaaaaaactaagcCACATAAGATATAACATTATCCTTTACTATCTCAACACTTGTTTTAAAACAGTACAGAAATTCGCTACCTTAGTAAGTATATTattgtgataaattattactacTTCGTACTGAACAGAGTACAGTAAAATAAGAGAGTGACGCACTCATAAgctagaataaataattaattgaaaataattactttttcaaatttgcaaaattctataattaaaattgtataatttaaaaatatttttttattaccgcTGTGAAACCTTCCAATGATGGACTGTATAAACCACCGACATCcatgtgataattttttatggctTTCTGCATGATAAATAGTATTTGTTTTTGTGTCTTCAATGGCGCATTGTACCATTGTATGCTGcatctttaattaaagaaatgttatCATCTATATGTACgacattttactttatttgtgTTTCTTACATCTTTTTGTAGACATCAACGTCGTAATCTATAAACTTCTGTCCAGCAAAATTAGTCAAGAACATATAGACGAAAAGACAAAAGACATATATGACAGACCTTATTAAATCATCTATTGTGCTCGCCGACATTATGACTTGAAACAACTgtcaaaatagaatatttattggCAGGTTGGTTTATTCGTCACAttgttttgcattttatttttttacattttactttctttttaaataaaaacatttgtacTACCAGAAATAGATTTACGCTCGATGAAGTCACTCCAAGTAATATTACAGCTAAATAAGGTATTGCAAAAGTTGATTTGACAATTTCGGAAAATCTTAAAAggtgcaaaatatatttatgaatgaTTGTGGATTCTTGTTTTTGttcttgtaataaaataatttataagtaactaaataaaattaatttttaatgaaaaagcaTAGTCATCTGTATGcgaatattaagaaaattaatgttaaactgttttattaaaaacgaaaaaatttatcttatattattatatataagttgcATAAATTCATGAAGgtaaataaatatgcataaattGATGAAGCTATAAAAGGACCCCAcacattttaaacattttggcAGAGGAAACtttttatctgaaatttataaaatttcagctCATTTGACCAAAGCCAATTCTTTCCTATAAAATGTGCGAGATCCTTTACGCTAATATTATGCTACAAAAATTACGCagtagttataattatatcattatttttatacaaatctgCGAATGATTAagaatagatattttaattttaatataattatgtataaaaatttagtaatatttttttagtaaaaaatacaaacatattttaattgcgACTTCAATGTGTATAACATGATACTGACTCGATTGCTCTCCTGTGACTATTTACAGCAGTTACTATATTATCCTGACAGACGCAATGTTTTTCCATAAATGCATTCGGCACACTTTTATCGATTATATGTTCCATACGATAACTATAGAAACAAACACATAAACTGAAAGCAAAGCAATTCATACGATTGAAGGGATACGTGATATTTACCTAGCTATTTTAAACAGTCCAAATGCGTGTATAGCAAGTATTAAACAAAATGATTCAGTCGATAAGATTGTCATTGCTGCAATGATAAGCCCTATATCTAAGTGTAATTGAATCGtgtgataatatttatcacaatcGAGAAAATATTCaacttgaaataataattcgttTTGCTGAGATCTGTTTAATGGTGCTTTAATACCAAAAAAACTTGGCACATGTTGATTACAAATAACTACAAATATACTTAGATAAATCAAGGCTGAAATtatcaagtaataaaaattaaatcttaatatatttcatgtcATTGTTAGTATTATAtgatattcttatataatattttaaacgtacttaatttaataatattatgttagaaatttacaaataaaaaattatatattcactatataaaaaatgcatatttattaactataaaacgtattaattaattacaacaaaatattcatttacttGCTAAACTTGTAGTGAGTAGCTTTGCCGCTTTTGCATatcgaaatattatttgaagcTCGTTATTATCTTTCAAAGTATTCCAATCATTTTCAATTTGTTGCATTAATTCTTTTAcctgttattaataataaaataaaataaacaaaatgatgtaatttttctgtgcaattatttttaaataaaaaaaatgtttacaatatttgaatttagaGACAAACAGCTTAAagcttcaaaaattttctatcgtATTTAATTggacagatttaaaatattacgtttatttaaaagtgtggaaattttttaaaactgtaatTAGATAATTGGGGTTTATTTTGGATTTTACCGAATTGTCCAATCTCAGTTAAACAACTTTGAATAAGGATTCggtaataatttgataataactAGTTATTTGAATCTGAATTGGATACTGAATATAATTTGACCTGActcaatttaaacttttaattcttctaacatttttatctttatttttatctttatttatcgcttcattattttttacactaattttattttaaaatatttcttacaagaaaaaattagtgagaaaagtaagaaatacaagtacaatacaaatacaatatatgtagAGGAAAGTCATCAAGAATGATATATAGATCTCCTAAAGAGACTCtttatttctcgaaaattaaacattgtattttattaataataatgaaaacacagtgcttaaataattaaagaagtacAATCTGTATTcacattcataaattttttaaatataaaattggcTAAAAACGATTTCTTCAAAAGTAAGAATAAGATTTACATgatttctttttgcaaattttgtaGTTTAAGCAATTGCGAGtacgttattatataatattaataatattaatcattaatatagCATTGCTGTCTAATGTGTCAATTTTAGGACTTATTTCATTAGAtgcttatttttgtttatattacaaaaaattgattgttaCAAAACTCGAAACaatattacacaaattattatgtacattattttttggaAGATACTTTTTggtttgtatttaaatttccaAACACATTTGTTAAATTCTGTTTGAAaactacaataaaatataaaatgatatatcgGTGTTGGTGAccaatatctattatataacaatataacaaagcttttatatttttcaccagtattttttattattactttctgtaaaagtttataatttatattcctttttaaaaataattttttaattaattttaaattaaatttaaataaaattttttggtattttttttatgacgctaataaaatacattaatctataacgattgttaaaatatttctttactaTTCCTATACTTACATTTTctgtgacaaaataaaaagtaatatattttacaataaatattatacatggTAAAGCGGatgataaaacttttaaaatgagATCCACATCATATT is part of the Monomorium pharaonis isolate MP-MQ-018 chromosome 2, ASM1337386v2, whole genome shotgun sequence genome and encodes:
- the LOC118644354 gene encoding odorant receptor 63a-like; translation: MQQIENDWNTLKDNNELQIIFRYAKAAKLLTTSLATLIYLSIFVVICNQHVPSFFGIKAPLNRSQQNELLFQVEYFLDCDKYYHTIQLHLDIGLIIAAMTILSTESFCLILAIHAFGLFKIASYRMEHIIDKSVPNAFMEKHCVCQDNIVTAVNSHRRAIEFSEIVKSTFAIPYLAVILLGVTSSSVNLFLLFQVIMSASTIDDLIRSVIYVFCLFVYMFLTNFAGQKFIDYDVDVYKKICSIQWYNAPLKTQKQILFIMQKAIKNYHMDVGGLYSPSLEGFTALMSASLSYFTVLCSVRSSNNLSQ